Proteins found in one Grus americana isolate bGruAme1 unplaced genomic scaffold, bGruAme1.mat scaffold_961, whole genome shotgun sequence genomic segment:
- the LOC129201325 gene encoding olfactory receptor 14J1-like codes for MSNDSSITQFLLLAFADTRELQLLHFWLFLGIYLAALLGNGLIITVIACDHHLHTPMYFFLLNLSLLDLGFISTTLPKAMASSLWDNRSISYAGCAAQLFFFLFFIVGEYCLLTIMAYDRYVAICKPLHYGTLLGSRACAHMAAAAWGSGFLTALLHTANTFSLPLCHGNAVDQFFCEIPQILKLSCSDAYLREVGLIVVSACLGFGCFVFIVVSYVQIFRAVLRIPSEQGRHKAFSTCLPHLAVVSMFISTGIFAYLKTPSMSSPSLDLVMAVLYSVVPPAVNPLIYSMRNQELKDAVWKLRTG; via the coding sequence ATGTCCAAtgacagctccatcacccagttcctcctcctggcattcgcagacacacgggagctgcagctcttgcacttctggctcttcctgggcatctacctggctgccctcctgggaaacggcctcatcatcactgtcatagcctgtgaccaccacctccacacccccatgtacttcttcctcctcaacctctcccttctAGACCTGGGcttcatctccaccactctccccaaagccatggccagcTCACTCTGGGACAACAGATCCATTTcctatgcaggatgtgctgcccagctctttttctttctcttctttattgtaGGGGAGTATTGTCTTCTCAccatcatggcctacgaccgctacgttgccatctgcaaacccctgcactacgggaccctcctgggcagcagagcttgtgcccacatggcagcagctgcctggggcagtgggtttctcactgctctgctgcacacggccaatacattttccctacccctctgccatggcaatgctgtggaccagttcttctgtgaaatcccccagatcctcaagctctcctgctcagatgcctacctcagggaagttgggctaattgtggttagtgcctgtttaggatttgggtgttttgttttcattgtggtgtcctatgtgcagatcttcagggccgtgctgaggatcccctctgagcagggacggcacaaagccttttccacatgcctccctcacctggccgtggtctcaatgtttatcagcactggcaTATTTGCCTACCTGAAGACCCCCTCcatgtcctccccatccctggatctGGTAATGGCAGTTCTTTACTCGGTGGTACCTCCAGCCGTGAATCctctcatctacagcatgaggaaccaggagctcaaggatgcagtgtggaaactgaggacgggatga
- the LOC129201330 gene encoding olfactory receptor 10AG1-like, whose translation MVDKPSASSKSLWFGLLCIGKMPQRKGLENHTVGSGFILLGPSEHSSLQGLCFTIFLLIYLVALTGNSLIALITVLDSSLHSPMYFFLRNLSFLEICSTSVTLPKMLVGFLMEDGRISLLGCAAQLYFLVLLGSIECLLLAAMAYDRYIAICDPLHYTLIMSRGVCIRLLVGSWVVVVPVQVGQTYQVFTLPFCASRDLRHFFWDVPPLLELACADTFWNQVMLYTIILVFAILPFSFIVISYMKIIRAILRIPSVLGRHKAFSTCSSHLGVVTLFYGSATIIYLKRWSRDSVDPDKYLALFYTIVTPMFKPTIYSMRNRELKDALEKMIPRTFCYTDRITTSVHK comes from the exons ATGGTGGACAAGCCATCAGCATCCTCTAAGAGCCTGTGGTTTGGCTTGCTCTGCATAGGGAAAATGCCCCAAAGAAAAGGCTTGGAGAACCACACCGTTGGATCTGGATTCATTCTCCTGGGACCTTCTGAGCACTCCAGCCTGCAGGGCCTGTGCTTCACCATATTCCTGCTCATCTACCTCGTGGCTCTCACAGGGAACAGCCTGATTGCACTCATCACAGTGCTGGACTCAAGCCTCCACAGCCCCATGTATTTCTTCCTGAGGAACCTGTCCTTCCTGGAGATCTGCTCCACGTCAGTCACTCTGCCAAAAATGCTGGTGGGTTTCCTGATGGAAGACGGCAGGATCTCCTTGCTtggctgtgctgcccagctctatttcctggttttgctgggcAGCATCGAATgccttctcctggctgccatggcctacgaccgctacatAGCCATCTGTGACCCCCTGCACTACACCCTCATCATGAGCAGGGGTGTCTGCATCAGACTGCTGGTGGGGTCGTGGGTGGTCGTCGTACCAGTGCAAGTAGGACAGACCTACCAGGTGTTCACTTTGCCCTTCTGTGCATCCCGGGACCTTCGCCACTTTTTCTGGGATGTCCCCCCTCTGCTGGAACTGGCCTGTGCAGACACTTTCTGGAACCAAGTGATGCTGTACACCATCATCCTGGTCTTTGcgatccttcccttctccttcataGTTATTTCTTACATGAAAATTATCAGGGCAATTCTGAGAATACCTTCAGTTCTGGGCagacacaaagccttttccacctgCTCTTCACACCTCGGGGTGGTGACGCTCTTCTATGGCTCAGCCACAATCATCTACTTAAAGCGATGGTCAAGGGATTCTGTAGACCCTGACAAGTACCTTGCCCTGTTCTACACAATTGTGACCCCCATGTTTAAGCC CACTatttacagcatgaggaaccgggagctcaaggatgccctTGAGAAAATGATTCCAAGGACATTTTGCTACACTGACAGAATTACCACCTCTGTCCACAAATGA
- the LOC129201331 gene encoding olfactory receptor 14A16-like, translated as MSNSSSITQFLLLAFADTRELQLLHFGLFLGIYLAALLGNGLIITAIACDHHLHTPMYFFLLNLSLLDLGSISTTLPKAMANSLWDSRAISYAGCAAQLFLFVFFVSAEYCLLTVMAYDRYVAICKPLHYGTLLGSRACAHMAAAAWGSGFINALLHTANTFSLPLCHGNAVDQFFCEIPQILKLSCSDAYLREVGLLVVSACLAFGCFVFIVVSYVQIFRAVLRIPSEQGRHKAFSTCLPHLAVVSLFVTTGTFAYLKPPSISFPSLDLVVSLLYSVVPPAVNPLIYSMRNKELKDALRNLFEYMLLQHP; from the coding sequence atgtccaacagcagctccatcacccagttcctcctcctggcattcgcagacacacgggagctgcagctcttgcacttcgggctcttcctgggcatctacctggctgccctcctgggaaacggcctcatcatcactgccatagcctgtgaccaccacctccacacccccatgtacttcttcctcctcaacctctccctcctcgacctgggctccatctccaccactctccccaaagccatggccaattccctctgggacagcagggccatctcctacgcaggatgtgctgcacagctctttctgtttgtttttttcgTTTCAGCAGAGTAttgtcttctcactgtcatggcctatgaccgctacgtggccatctgcaaacccctgcactacgggaccctcctgggcagcagagcttgtgcccacatggcagcagctgcctggggcagtgggtttatcaatgctctgctgcacacggccaatacattttccctacccctctgccacggcaatgctgtggaccagttcttctgtgaaatcccccagatcctcaagctctcctgctcagatgcctacctcagggaagttgggcttcttgtggttagtgcctgtttagcatttgggtgttttgttttcattgtggtgtcctatgtgcagatcttcagggccgtgctgaggatcccctctgagcagggacggcacaaagccttttccacgtgcctccctcacctggccgtggtttCCCTGTTTGTCACAACTGGCAcgtttgcctacctgaagcccccctccatctccttcccATCATTGGACCTGGTGGTGTCACTTCTGTACTCGGTTGTACCTCCAGctgtgaaccccctcatctacagcatgaggaacaaggaaCTAAAGGATGCCTTGAGGAATCTGTTTGAATACATGCTCCTTCAGCATCCATAA